Proteins encoded together in one Papaver somniferum cultivar HN1 unplaced genomic scaffold, ASM357369v1 unplaced-scaffold_117, whole genome shotgun sequence window:
- the LOC113329829 gene encoding hydroquinone glucosyltransferase-like produces the protein MEKTLPPHVIIMPSPGMGHLIPIIEFAKRFVLDHGFSATIIIPTETNSPFKALKLALGSLPIAISTIILPPVDLNDLSHDVLAQMFATVNRSLPSFSDSIRTIASTHRVVSLVVDSFCTNAIHIADEFHIKAYIFFASSALFLSLVYHSSKLDQDYSCEFRDVPDPIQIPGCVPIRGVDLFIAFQDRKTENYTKFLEWSKELNFSRGIFVNSFEEIEHDAIEALNGKQWDNPPVYAIGPLIRTGVRCDGSNESDCLKWLGNQPPGSVLFVSFGSGGTLSSEQLTELALGFEMSEQKFLWFLRRPEKDAGGSYLRIQGVEDPSEVLPKGFLDRTRKSGLVISKWAPQIEILNHRSTGGFLTHCGWNSILESIVHGVPLIAWPLFAEQTMTAVLLTDDVKVALRPKPMKGGIIGRDEICKVVKGLMEGEEGKRVRSNMRELKCVATSTLAEGGSSSKTFADVVNAWKRY, from the coding sequence ATGGAAAAAACTCTACCTCCCCATGTAATTATCATGCCGAGTCCAGGTATGGGTCATCTCATACCAATCATTGAGTTTGCTAAACGATTCGTTCTTGATCATGGTTTCTCAGCCACGATAATTATTCCAACAGAAACTAATTCTCCATTTAAAGCACTAAAATTAGCTCTTGGTTCTCTACCAATTGCTATCAGTACAATCATTTTGCCTCCTGTTGATTTGAATGACCTTTCTCATGATGTTCTTGCTCAGATGTTTGCAACAGTGAATCGCTCTCTCCCTTCTTTTTCTGACTCAATTAGAACCATTGCTTCAACTCACAGAGTCGTCTCTCTTGTTGTTGACAGTTTTTGTACGAATGCTATTCATATTGCTGATGAATTTCATATCAAGGCTTATATTTTCTTTGCATCATCAGCTCTGTTTTTGTCTTTGGTTTACCATTCATCCAAACTGGACCAGGATTACTCTTGTGAGTTTAGAGACGTACCTGACCCGATTCAGATTCCAGGTTGTGTACCAATCCGCGGGGTCGATCTTTTCATCGCATTTCAAGATAGGAAGACAGAGAATTATACGAAGTTTTTAGAATGGTCGAAAGAGTTGAATTTTAGTAGGGGCATCTTTGTAAATAGCTTTGAGGAAATTGAACATGATGCTATTGAGGCTTTGAATGGGAAACAATGGGATAATCCACCGGTTTATGCAATTGGACCGCTCATTAGAACTGGTGTACGCTGTGACGGATCTAATGAGTCAGATTGTTTGAAATGGTTAGGTAATCAACCACCCGGTTCTGTTCTGTTCGTGTCATTTGGCAGCGGTGGAACTCTCTCTAGTGAGCAACTAACTGAGTTGGCTCTAGGGTTTGAAATGAGTGAACAAAAGTTTCTGTGGTTTTTAAGACGTCCTGAAAAGGATGCAGGTGGATCTTACTTGAGAATTCAAGGTGTTGAGGATCCTTCTGAAGTCTTACCAAAAGGATTCTTGGATAGAACCCGAAAGTCggggttggttatttctaaatgGGCACCGCAAATTGAAATCCTTAATCATCGATCAACCGGTGGGTTTTTAACCCACTGTGGGTGGAACTCTATCCTTGAAAGCATCGTGCATGGTGTCCCCTTAATTGCATGGCCACTCTTTGCGGAGCAGACGATGACTGCCGTGTTGCTTACAGATGATGTGAAGGTAGCTTTAAGGCCGAAACCAATGAAAGGTGGGATAATAGGACGTGATGAGATTTGTAAAGTTGTGAAGGGACttatggaaggagaagaagggaagagaGTTAGGAGTAACATGAGAGAACTTAAATGTGTTGCGACTAGCACATTGGCTGAAGGTGGCTCCTCGTCAAAAACATTTGCTGATGTGGTAAATGCGTGGAAACGTTATTAA